From Echinicola jeungdonensis, the proteins below share one genomic window:
- a CDS encoding IS3 family transposase (programmed frameshift): MSNRERRTFDKAFKTMAVELHLNGKTSTEVGRELGIGPDLVRRWAREFKASESSSFPGNGKQHLTEEEKEILALKKALKEAELERDIPKKGSKHLFQGGQQIFRFIRAHRHEFAVEKMCRVFKVSRSGFYGWLNRKPSKCAEEREEVSREIHKIYAESKCRYGSPKITIELRDRGFSVSRPRVARIMKANGLRSVISGKFSVCTTESNHSFRISPNLLNRNFSPDGPAKSWVSDITYIWTEEGWLYLTMIMDLYDRKIIGWSMSTTMHAGATVIPAWRMAQINRPFFRDLVFHSDRGVQYACGEFKNELDSEKVRQSMSRKGNCWDNAVAENFFKILKSETGYRKYGSVMQAKQEIFEFIEIWYNRNRRHSSLGYLSPDQFGKTNKKITV; encoded by the exons ATGAGTAATAGAGAAAGGAGAACATTTGACAAGGCCTTTAAAACGATGGCCGTAGAGCTTCATTTGAATGGAAAAACAAGTACTGAAGTTGGAAGAGAACTTGGGATTGGACCAGACCTGGTCAGGCGTTGGGCCAGGGAATTTAAAGCAAGTGAATCCAGCAGCTTTCCCGGAAACGGGAAACAGCATCTAACAGAAGAAGAGAAAGAAATCCTTGCCTTGAAAAAAGCCCTGAAAGAAGCCGAACTGGAGCGTGATATTC CTAAAAAAGGCAGTAAGCATCTTTTCCAAGGGGGACAACAAATATTCCGGTTCATAAGGGCTCACAGGCACGAGTTTGCTGTTGAAAAGATGTGCAGGGTTTTTAAAGTAAGCAGAAGCGGTTTTTATGGCTGGCTTAACCGAAAACCATCCAAATGTGCTGAGGAGCGAGAAGAAGTATCCAGGGAAATCCATAAAATCTATGCTGAAAGCAAGTGCCGGTATGGAAGTCCGAAGATAACCATTGAGCTTAGGGACAGGGGCTTTTCGGTGTCCAGGCCAAGGGTTGCCAGGATAATGAAAGCAAATGGGCTCAGGAGTGTGATATCGGGGAAGTTCAGTGTCTGTACCACTGAATCTAACCACAGTTTCAGAATCAGTCCGAACCTGCTTAACAGGAACTTCAGCCCTGATGGCCCTGCAAAATCATGGGTATCGGACATTACCTACATCTGGACAGAAGAGGGATGGCTTTACCTGACCATGATCATGGACCTGTATGACCGTAAGATAATCGGATGGTCGATGTCCACCACCATGCATGCCGGGGCAACAGTTATACCGGCATGGCGAATGGCACAGATCAACAGGCCTTTTTTCAGAGACCTGGTTTTCCATTCAGACAGGGGCGTACAATATGCCTGCGGTGAATTCAAGAATGAACTCGATTCTGAAAAGGTGAGGCAGAGCATGAGCAGAAAAGGAAACTGCTGGGACAATGCAGTAGCTGAAAACTTCTTCAAAATCCTGAAATCGGAAACAGGATACCGTAAATACGGATCAGTAATGCAAGCAAAACAGGAAATTTTCGAATTTATTGAAATCTGGTACAATAGGAACAGGAGACACTCCTCACTTGGGTACCTATCACCTGATCAGTTCGGAAAAACCAACAAAAAAATTACCGTATAA
- a CDS encoding GbsR/MarR family transcriptional regulator, with protein MKLTAQQQEIIERIGVFFEKKGHQPILGRIMGLLLVLDEAEATFDEIKDYLSVSKSAVSNALTLLQSMNKVEYTTKPGERKRYFKLRTRDWRNDMKEDLQGIFRISSLLKEVMKARSEKNLEFNQCILEFQQFIDFMKEEMPKLIEKYDRLHTKSES; from the coding sequence ATGAAGTTAACTGCACAACAACAGGAAATTATTGAACGAATAGGCGTCTTTTTCGAGAAAAAAGGGCATCAACCCATTTTGGGTAGAATAATGGGTTTGTTGTTAGTTTTGGATGAGGCAGAGGCTACTTTTGATGAGATCAAGGATTATTTGTCCGTAAGTAAAAGTGCTGTCAGCAATGCACTAACCCTGCTCCAAAGCATGAATAAGGTGGAATACACCACGAAACCGGGTGAGCGAAAAAGATATTTTAAGTTGAGAACTAGGGACTGGAGAAATGATATGAAAGAAGATCTTCAAGGGATCTTTAGAATAAGCTCTTTGCTTAAAGAAGTGATGAAAGCCAGATCAGAAAAGAATCTTGAGTTTAATCAGTGTATTCTGGAGTTTCAACAATTTATTGATTTCATGAAAGAAGAAATGCCCAAGCTCATTGAAAAATATGATCGTTTGCATACCAAATCGGAGTCGTAA
- a CDS encoding TolC family protein has product MIKQLWTGLIAVFLFSSSGFAQGIIENDHPFTLQECIKLGLKHNTDIKKAQLDESAADFQRKEITGSGMPQINAYGNYNNFLDVFPQAIPGGVLNPESDPNGVDVISFGVPQSIKAGFQINQLLFSQSYLVGLKAVQSSEEFYRLLTQKTEEDIIYDISLNYYGVIATQLQLNNLQANHDKLSRLEKIIKAQYENDLARKVDHNRVKVNLTTLETQMDNLEIVIEQRTNYLKLVMGLPVDVDLELAPYDFNDQNLPVRSLAANAQLSDRYDLQVLDKQLELNALNIKNIQSGYYPTLSAFADLNYNAFSREFDFISDSHVWYRGSLVGLKLSLPIFDGFQKKNKIAQARVKSEKLKQDQFMTEQAARAEYLNARKKLGNSLKSLHAQESNLDLSEDVFDQTEKLYKEGLAPLTDLLDAETALREARSAFYNQIINVKTAQADLYKSTGNIEKIYQP; this is encoded by the coding sequence ATGATAAAACAACTTTGGACAGGACTGATCGCTGTTTTTTTGTTTTCAAGCAGTGGATTTGCTCAGGGGATCATTGAAAATGACCACCCCTTTACGCTTCAGGAATGCATCAAATTGGGTTTAAAACACAATACGGATATCAAAAAGGCCCAATTAGATGAATCAGCAGCAGATTTCCAGCGAAAGGAAATCACCGGTTCCGGAATGCCCCAGATAAATGCCTATGGAAATTATAATAATTTCCTGGATGTATTTCCCCAGGCCATCCCTGGCGGGGTCCTGAACCCGGAATCTGACCCAAACGGGGTGGATGTGATTTCCTTTGGGGTGCCCCAAAGCATAAAAGCTGGATTTCAGATTAACCAATTGCTTTTTAGCCAATCTTATTTGGTGGGCCTTAAGGCAGTCCAGTCATCTGAGGAGTTTTACCGCCTCTTGACCCAAAAGACCGAGGAAGACATCATTTATGATATTTCCCTCAATTATTATGGGGTCATTGCCACTCAGCTACAATTGAATAATCTCCAGGCCAACCATGATAAGCTGAGCAGACTGGAAAAAATCATCAAGGCCCAATATGAAAATGATTTGGCCAGGAAGGTGGACCATAACAGGGTAAAGGTGAACCTGACCACCCTGGAAACCCAAATGGACAATCTGGAAATCGTCATCGAACAGCGAACCAATTACCTCAAGCTGGTGATGGGCTTGCCGGTAGATGTGGATTTGGAACTAGCTCCATATGATTTTAATGACCAAAACCTGCCTGTTCGTTCTTTGGCAGCCAATGCCCAGCTCAGTGATCGCTATGACCTGCAAGTATTGGACAAGCAATTAGAGCTAAATGCATTGAACATCAAAAATATCCAGTCCGGGTACTACCCGACCCTTTCGGCTTTTGCTGATTTGAATTATAATGCCTTTTCAAGGGAATTTGATTTTATATCCGATAGCCATGTGTGGTACAGGGGAAGTCTGGTTGGGTTGAAATTGAGTTTACCCATCTTCGATGGGTTCCAAAAGAAAAACAAAATCGCCCAGGCCAGGGTGAAATCTGAAAAACTTAAGCAGGACCAGTTTATGACAGAGCAGGCTGCCCGGGCAGAGTACCTGAATGCCCGGAAAAAGTTGGGGAATTCCCTCAAGAGCCTCCATGCCCAGGAGTCCAATCTGGATTTGTCCGAGGATGTTTTTGACCAAACCGAAAAATTATACAAAGAAGGCCTGGCCCCATTGACGGATTTATTGGATGCAGAAACAGCCCTTAGGGAAGCAAGGTCTGCCTTTTACAACCAAATCATCAATGTCAAAACAGCCCAAGCGGATTTGTATAAATCCACTGGAAATATTGAAAAAATCTATCAACCCTAA
- a CDS encoding glycoside hydrolase family 88/105 protein — MKIPSIRTKGLSFLMSATLLLSACGGKNNQKQETASEETQSEKWSVRLAESDMKRYKDWMTGEPYWGYHEGLIGKAMLDMREYTGDEKYFELIKQFGEDIIKEDGTIRTYELESYNIDNINSGKLLIPLYQETGEEKYKKALDSLMKQLEDHPRVSDGGFWHKKKYPHQVWLDGLYMAGPFLASYGTAFDQPEQLEDAIDQIIEVSKVHYDPEKQLFYHGWDESKEQDWANKDTGLSDNFWSRSIGWYAMAVVDVLDYVPEDHPDRDKLIEIAGKLAEGIQRYQDDATGVWYQVTDQGDREGNYLESSGTAMFVYFLYKSIREGYISEDYLSTAHKGYDGLVEQFFKVEDNGMVTVTDACSVAGLGGDGNRDGSFEYYISEPIKENDPKANAPAIMASIEHERSVK; from the coding sequence ATGAAAATACCAAGCATAAGGACAAAGGGACTATCATTTTTAATGTCCGCAACCTTGCTTTTGTCGGCCTGTGGTGGCAAAAACAACCAGAAACAGGAAACAGCAAGCGAGGAGACCCAATCCGAAAAATGGTCGGTTAGGCTGGCTGAATCTGACATGAAACGCTATAAAGATTGGATGACTGGCGAGCCCTATTGGGGTTATCACGAAGGTTTGATCGGGAAAGCGATGTTGGATATGAGGGAATATACTGGTGATGAAAAGTATTTTGAGCTGATCAAGCAATTTGGTGAAGACATTATCAAAGAGGACGGCACCATCAGGACTTATGAACTGGAGTCCTACAATATTGACAATATCAATTCTGGAAAATTATTGATTCCTCTTTACCAGGAAACTGGTGAAGAGAAATACAAAAAGGCCCTGGATTCTTTGATGAAGCAGTTGGAGGACCACCCAAGGGTTTCTGATGGAGGCTTTTGGCATAAGAAAAAATATCCACACCAAGTTTGGTTGGATGGGTTATATATGGCCGGGCCATTTTTGGCTTCCTATGGAACTGCCTTTGACCAGCCCGAGCAATTAGAAGATGCCATCGATCAGATTATTGAGGTTTCCAAGGTGCATTATGATCCGGAAAAACAGCTTTTTTACCATGGTTGGGATGAAAGCAAAGAGCAGGATTGGGCCAATAAAGACACCGGGCTGTCAGACAATTTCTGGAGCAGAAGTATAGGTTGGTATGCCATGGCAGTAGTGGACGTTTTGGATTATGTTCCTGAGGACCACCCAGACCGTGATAAACTGATAGAAATTGCTGGAAAACTGGCTGAAGGAATCCAACGTTATCAGGACGATGCCACTGGGGTTTGGTACCAGGTGACGGATCAGGGTGACAGAGAAGGCAACTACCTTGAATCTTCCGGAACAGCCATGTTTGTTTATTTCCTATATAAAAGTATCCGTGAAGGTTACATCAGTGAGGATTATTTATCAACTGCCCACAAAGGATATGATGGCTTGGTGGAACAGTTTTTCAAAGTGGAGGACAATGGAATGGTAACAGTAACTGATGCTTGTTCCGTAGCTGGCCTCGGAGGCGATGGCAACAGGGATGGAAGTTTTGAATATTACATTTCTGAGCCTATCAAGGAAAATGATCCCAAAGCCAATGCCCCGGCAATCATGGCCAGCATAGAGCATGAAAGATCTGTTAAATAA
- a CDS encoding acyl-CoA dehydrogenase family protein, with product MNFDFNENQSMIAQMIRDFGAKEITPFRKEWDDKQLFPLPLFKKMGELGLMGVLVPTEYGGSGFGYFEYVTAIMELSKLDPGVGLSMAAHNSLCCGHIMLFGNEEQKKSYLPKLATCEALGAWGLTEPNTGSDAANMRTTAVQDGDYFVINGAKNFITHGVSGDIAVIIARTGKLRESRGMTAFVIEKGTPGMRGGRKEDKMGMRTSETAEMIFEDCKVHKSQVLGEVGEGFVQSMKVLDGGRISIAALSLGIAEGALEASIQYAKERHQFDQPISSYQGISFKLADMATQLEAAKLLTFKAADLKNRGEKVTLASAKAKYYASEVAVKISNEAVQIFGGYGFVKDYPVEKYYRDVKLCTIGEGTSEIQKLVISREILK from the coding sequence ATGAATTTTGATTTTAATGAAAACCAGTCCATGATTGCCCAGATGATCAGGGATTTTGGTGCGAAGGAAATCACTCCGTTTCGGAAAGAATGGGATGATAAACAGCTATTTCCATTGCCACTTTTTAAAAAGATGGGGGAGTTAGGGTTAATGGGGGTGCTGGTGCCCACAGAATATGGAGGCAGCGGGTTTGGTTACTTTGAATATGTAACGGCTATTATGGAATTGTCCAAACTGGATCCTGGGGTAGGCTTGTCCATGGCTGCCCACAATTCGCTTTGTTGCGGCCATATAATGCTTTTTGGTAATGAAGAGCAAAAAAAGAGCTACCTCCCCAAGTTGGCTACCTGTGAAGCGCTAGGGGCTTGGGGACTTACTGAACCCAATACCGGATCAGATGCAGCCAATATGCGAACAACCGCCGTGCAGGATGGGGATTACTTTGTGATCAACGGAGCCAAGAATTTTATTACCCATGGTGTTTCCGGGGATATTGCCGTGATCATTGCCAGAACAGGGAAATTGCGGGAGTCCCGAGGGATGACGGCATTTGTGATTGAAAAGGGTACTCCGGGTATGAGAGGAGGAAGAAAAGAGGATAAAATGGGCATGCGGACTTCAGAAACCGCTGAGATGATTTTTGAGGATTGCAAGGTCCACAAAAGCCAAGTGCTGGGTGAAGTAGGAGAGGGATTTGTCCAATCTATGAAAGTGTTGGATGGTGGAAGGATATCCATTGCAGCTTTGTCCCTGGGTATCGCAGAAGGAGCTTTGGAAGCATCCATACAATATGCCAAAGAGCGGCACCAGTTTGATCAACCTATCAGCAGTTATCAGGGGATTTCTTTCAAATTGGCTGATATGGCCACCCAGCTGGAGGCTGCCAAATTATTGACTTTTAAGGCAGCAGACCTTAAAAACCGGGGAGAAAAAGTCACACTTGCCAGTGCCAAAGCCAAATATTATGCTTCTGAGGTAGCTGTAAAAATTTCCAATGAAGCCGTTCAGATTTTTGGAGGTTATGGCTTTGTCAAAGATTACCCAGTAGAAAAATACTATCGGGATGTAAAACTCTGCACCATAGGGGAAGGTACCTCAGAAATTCAGAAATTGGTCATTTCCAGAGAGATTTTGAAATGA
- the galE gene encoding UDP-glucose 4-epimerase GalE, producing the protein MKQILITGGAGYIGSHTAVALVNAGFEPIIIDNFSNSNKNVLQGLEAILSKPVKYYEGDCNDRKMMEKIFKENDLQGVIHFAASKAVGESTQIPLTYYSNNINSLIILLETMKEFGVKDIVFSSSCTVYGQPDELPVKETTPRKDAESPYGNTKKICEDILTDHIKSGAEARVIALRYFNPIGAHPSSKIGELPLGVPANLVPFVTQTGAGIREKITVFGDDYNTPDGTCIRDYIHVMDLADAHVKSIEYLADKKNNFFDLFNVGTGNGNSVMEVIKAFEKVSGKPLNYEIGARRAGDIEKVWANTDKVSSVLGWSPKYGLEDALKDAWNWQLHLGKEKV; encoded by the coding sequence ATGAAACAAATTTTGATTACCGGCGGAGCCGGCTATATAGGATCCCATACCGCAGTAGCTTTGGTCAATGCCGGATTTGAACCTATCATCATAGATAACTTTTCAAATTCCAATAAAAATGTGCTTCAAGGTCTGGAGGCCATCTTGAGCAAGCCGGTCAAATACTACGAAGGAGACTGCAATGACCGGAAAATGATGGAAAAAATTTTCAAGGAAAATGATTTGCAAGGGGTTATCCACTTTGCTGCCAGCAAAGCGGTTGGAGAAAGCACTCAAATTCCTTTGACCTATTACAGCAATAATATCAATTCCCTGATCATCCTTCTTGAAACTATGAAGGAGTTTGGGGTAAAAGATATTGTTTTTTCTTCTTCCTGCACCGTTTATGGGCAGCCTGATGAACTGCCGGTAAAAGAAACCACACCGAGAAAAGATGCGGAAAGCCCCTATGGCAACACCAAAAAGATCTGCGAAGATATCCTTACCGACCATATCAAGAGCGGTGCTGAAGCAAGGGTAATTGCTTTGAGGTATTTTAATCCAATTGGTGCTCACCCTTCCTCCAAAATCGGGGAACTTCCATTGGGAGTACCTGCCAACTTGGTTCCATTCGTTACCCAGACTGGAGCAGGGATCAGGGAAAAAATCACTGTATTTGGGGATGATTACAATACCCCTGACGGCACTTGTATCCGTGATTATATCCATGTGATGGATCTTGCAGACGCCCATGTAAAATCAATCGAATACCTGGCGGACAAAAAGAACAATTTCTTTGACCTATTCAATGTGGGCACCGGTAATGGAAACTCTGTTATGGAAGTGATAAAAGCTTTTGAAAAAGTAAGTGGAAAACCATTGAATTACGAAATTGGAGCCAGAAGGGCTGGTGACATCGAAAAAGTTTGGGCCAACACCGACAAGGTTTCTTCTGTTCTGGGTTGGTCCCCTAAGTATGGACTGGAAGATGCACTGAAAGATGCCTGGAATTGGCAGCTTCATTTGGGCAAAGAAAAAGTTTAA
- a CDS encoding MGH1-like glycoside hydrolase domain-containing protein encodes MQYARVTKIITALLVGICLAGCASSTKEKGPAILKKEDFKHYVEYFNRMEDENIQQAIPNEDSWEWMKANVPLFEAPQKNFEEIFYYRWWTLRKHIKETPVGYAMTEFLVERSYSDKYNLISCALGHHIYESRWLHNPKYLDGIVHTWYRGNDGKPMKKLDSFSSWTANALYNRFLVTGDSSFIIDMLPDLVAEYENWEKNRQRPDGLFWQIDVKDGMEESISGGRHVENVRPTINSYMYGNAKAIAKIARMKGDEDLAKKYEEKAEKQRERVHKNLWNQDRLFFETVKEEGGFAEVREAIGFIPWYFNLPKDENPYHAAWDQVTDQGGFMAPFGLTTAECRHPEFRTHGCCNCEWDGAVWPFATSQTLTAMANLFNNYDQSMVDEEDYFHHMNRYVESQYYRGRPYIGEYLDEKTGFWLKGDEERSRYYNHSTFNDMIITGLVGFRPRADEKIEVNPLVPEGKWDWFCLDNVKYEGDILTIFWDKTGEKYNKGKGLHVLINGKEIASSENLERIVAKK; translated from the coding sequence ATGCAATACGCTAGAGTTACAAAGATAATTACGGCCTTATTGGTCGGTATATGCCTGGCAGGTTGTGCTTCTTCTACCAAAGAAAAGGGACCTGCCATATTGAAGAAAGAGGATTTTAAACATTATGTGGAATACTTTAACAGGATGGAGGATGAAAATATCCAGCAGGCCATCCCAAACGAAGATTCCTGGGAATGGATGAAAGCCAATGTCCCCTTGTTTGAAGCTCCTCAGAAGAACTTTGAAGAGATATTCTATTACAGATGGTGGACCTTGAGGAAACACATCAAAGAAACTCCGGTAGGTTATGCCATGACCGAGTTTTTGGTTGAAAGGTCCTATTCTGACAAATACAATTTGATCAGTTGTGCTCTTGGCCATCATATTTATGAATCCCGATGGCTGCATAACCCCAAATACCTGGATGGAATTGTCCATACCTGGTACCGTGGAAATGACGGCAAGCCCATGAAAAAACTGGATTCTTTCAGTAGCTGGACGGCCAATGCCCTTTACAACAGGTTTTTGGTCACTGGCGACAGCAGTTTCATTATTGACATGTTACCTGATTTGGTAGCTGAATACGAAAATTGGGAAAAGAACAGGCAAAGACCTGATGGTTTGTTTTGGCAAATCGATGTGAAGGATGGCATGGAAGAATCCATCAGTGGAGGCCGCCATGTGGAAAATGTCCGGCCTACCATCAATAGCTATATGTACGGAAATGCCAAAGCCATTGCCAAAATCGCAAGGATGAAAGGTGATGAAGACCTGGCTAAAAAATACGAGGAAAAAGCAGAAAAACAGCGGGAAAGGGTTCACAAAAATCTTTGGAACCAAGACCGCTTGTTTTTTGAAACGGTGAAAGAAGAAGGTGGATTTGCAGAAGTTCGCGAGGCCATCGGGTTTATCCCTTGGTATTTCAACCTTCCCAAAGACGAGAATCCATATCATGCTGCTTGGGACCAGGTGACCGATCAAGGTGGTTTTATGGCACCCTTTGGCCTGACAACTGCAGAATGTCGTCACCCGGAATTCAGAACCCATGGATGTTGTAATTGCGAATGGGACGGGGCAGTATGGCCTTTTGCCACTTCTCAAACATTAACTGCTATGGCCAATCTGTTTAACAACTATGATCAAAGTATGGTTGATGAGGAGGATTATTTCCATCATATGAACAGGTATGTGGAATCCCAATATTACAGGGGAAGACCATATATCGGAGAGTATTTGGATGAGAAAACAGGTTTTTGGTTGAAAGGTGATGAGGAAAGAAGCCGTTATTATAACCATTCGACCTTCAATGATATGATTATCACCGGCCTAGTAGGATTTAGACCAAGAGCTGATGAAAAAATAGAAGTTAATCCCCTGGTTCCTGAAGGAAAATGGGATTGGTTTTGCCTGGATAATGTAAAATATGAAGGAGATATCCTGACTATTTTCTGGGACAAAACAGGAGAAAAATATAACAAAGGAAAAGGCTTACATGTCCTGATTAACGGGAAAGAAATAGCCTCTTCTGAAAATCTTGAACGTATTGTTGCTAAGAAATAG
- a CDS encoding glycoside hydrolase family 78 protein: protein MKNFLSVILTILLVNSWSQVLAFDPPSEESKAISLEELQVEQLTNPVGIDLPQPRLSWKINAETRNTQQTSYHVLVATSPDKLTPGEADLWNSGKVNSDQSVQVRYEGKTLQSNTPCYWKVKVWTNQGETEWSEVKYWKQGLLYYKDWWGRWIGFDRTFPGESEEKFPTLGARYFRTEFELDKEIESATAYIIGLGLYEFHLNGQKVGDAVLAPAPTDYVENVKYNAFDVTEMLQSKGDNAIGVALGNGRYFTMRPHYKPYKIKNYGFPKMVFHMEIKFKDGSRKVVYSSDDWKGTADGPIRNNNEYDGEFYDARKEFPGWTKPGFDDSNWLQAEYVQEPRGDFEAQLNENMKVMQEIQPVDITQLDQNRYILDMGQNMVGWIQMKVKGQEGDTVKLRFAESLEEDGELFMANLRDAKVTDTYILKGEGEESWEPKFTYHGFRYVEVSNYPGTPTMDDFVGKMVYDNIQTVGKFLTSNATINQIYQNAWWGIAGNYKGMPVDCPQRNERQPWLGDRAVGAHGENFIFDNSRLYTKWLEDIRRGQKADGCLPDVAPAYWRYYSDNMTWPGTLLMIADMLYLQTGDVKVLEDNYPAMKKWLEYMRDRYMNENYIVTKDSYGDWVVPPPSIEAGTGQNADVKRPSELISTAYYFHFMNMMAKFAKIIGEDQDIPAYLELRDKVGKAFEEEFYNEEGYYGKGKMTDNILPLYFGMVSQEKEQEVFDHIVHTIEVENDGHLSTGLIGTQWLMRTLTKFGRADLAFQLATNRTYPSWGYMLENGATTIWELWHGNVAKASMNSQNHTMLLGDLNLWFYENLAGIQADPKAPGFKQFILDPTFVEDLDHVNASFDSQYGTIGSHWEKRRKSISWEVTVPPNTQAKVKFPVEQLSDIEWDNKVLGELKGIGGLETDPSGKVSVTLGSGSYRFSFPYIQ, encoded by the coding sequence ATGAAAAATTTCCTATCCGTTATCTTGACCATTCTTTTGGTCAATTCCTGGAGTCAAGTATTGGCATTTGATCCTCCATCAGAGGAAAGCAAAGCCATCTCACTTGAAGAATTGCAGGTGGAACAACTGACAAACCCTGTGGGAATCGATTTGCCTCAGCCCAGACTGAGTTGGAAAATCAATGCTGAGACAAGGAACACCCAACAGACATCCTATCATGTTTTGGTGGCCACAAGTCCCGATAAATTAACTCCGGGGGAAGCTGACCTGTGGAATTCCGGAAAAGTAAATAGTGACCAAAGTGTTCAGGTCCGGTATGAAGGAAAGACCCTGCAAAGCAATACACCCTGTTATTGGAAGGTTAAAGTCTGGACCAATCAGGGAGAAACTGAATGGAGTGAAGTGAAATATTGGAAGCAGGGCTTATTGTATTACAAAGATTGGTGGGGCCGCTGGATTGGTTTTGACAGGACATTTCCAGGGGAAAGTGAGGAGAAGTTTCCCACCCTAGGAGCAAGATATTTCAGGACTGAATTTGAACTGGATAAGGAGATAGAATCGGCTACAGCCTATATTATTGGCTTGGGGCTTTATGAATTCCACCTTAACGGTCAAAAAGTGGGTGATGCCGTTTTGGCCCCTGCTCCGACAGATTACGTGGAAAATGTCAAATACAATGCTTTTGATGTAACTGAAATGCTTCAGTCAAAGGGGGACAATGCCATTGGGGTAGCCTTGGGTAATGGCCGTTATTTTACCATGCGTCCTCATTATAAGCCTTATAAGATCAAAAATTATGGCTTTCCAAAAATGGTTTTCCATATGGAAATCAAATTCAAAGATGGAAGCCGGAAAGTGGTTTATTCAAGCGATGACTGGAAGGGAACAGCAGATGGCCCCATCAGAAATAACAATGAATATGATGGGGAGTTTTATGATGCCCGAAAAGAATTTCCAGGCTGGACTAAGCCCGGCTTTGATGATTCAAATTGGCTTCAGGCCGAATATGTGCAAGAACCAAGAGGGGATTTTGAAGCACAACTGAATGAAAACATGAAGGTCATGCAGGAAATCCAGCCAGTGGATATCACCCAATTGGATCAAAACCGATATATCTTGGATATGGGCCAAAATATGGTCGGATGGATTCAGATGAAGGTCAAAGGACAGGAGGGGGATACTGTGAAATTGAGATTTGCCGAATCCTTAGAAGAAGATGGTGAACTTTTTATGGCCAATCTCCGGGATGCCAAGGTAACTGATACCTACATTTTAAAGGGGGAAGGTGAGGAATCCTGGGAGCCTAAATTTACATATCATGGATTCAGATATGTGGAAGTTAGCAATTATCCGGGAACTCCCACCATGGATGATTTTGTGGGCAAGATGGTCTATGATAATATTCAAACGGTAGGAAAATTTTTAACTTCTAATGCTACCATAAACCAAATTTACCAAAACGCGTGGTGGGGCATTGCTGGTAATTACAAGGGAATGCCTGTGGATTGTCCACAAAGGAATGAAAGACAACCTTGGTTGGGAGACCGGGCTGTGGGAGCCCATGGAGAGAATTTTATTTTTGATAATTCCAGGCTTTATACCAAGTGGTTGGAGGATATCAGAAGGGGACAAAAAGCTGATGGATGCCTCCCGGATGTGGCTCCCGCTTATTGGCGGTATTACAGTGATAATATGACCTGGCCAGGAACTCTCCTGATGATTGCAGATATGCTTTACCTGCAAACCGGAGATGTGAAAGTCCTGGAAGACAACTATCCGGCTATGAAAAAGTGGTTGGAATATATGCGTGACCGCTACATGAACGAAAATTATATTGTGACCAAGGACAGCTATGGGGACTGGGTAGTTCCCCCTCCATCCATTGAGGCAGGAACCGGACAAAATGCTGATGTCAAAAGGCCAAGTGAGTTGATCTCCACTGCTTATTATTTCCACTTTATGAACATGATGGCGAAGTTTGCCAAAATCATCGGAGAGGACCAGGATATCCCTGCCTACCTGGAGTTGAGGGATAAAGTGGGCAAAGCTTTTGAGGAAGAATTTTATAATGAAGAAGGATATTATGGGAAAGGGAAAATGACCGATAATATTTTGCCCCTTTACTTTGGAATGGTTTCTCAGGAAAAGGAGCAAGAGGTTTTTGATCATATTGTCCATACCATTGAGGTGGAAAATGACGGGCACCTCAGCACCGGCCTGATAGGTACCCAATGGTTGATGAGGACCCTTACCAAATTTGGACGAGCAGATCTTGCCTTTCAATTGGCCACCAATCGCACCTATCCAAGCTGGGGTTATATGTTGGAAAATGGAGCTACTACCATTTGGGAACTTTGGCATGGTAATGTGGCAAAAGCCTCCATGAATTCCCAAAACCATACGATGTTGTTAGGGGATCTGAACCTTTGGTTTTATGAAAACCTTGCTGGCATCCAGGCTGACCCTAAAGCTCCAGGGTTTAAGCAGTTTATTCTGGATCCAACATTTGTGGAGGATTTGGATCATGTCAATGCTTCCTTTGATTCCCAATATGGTACCATTGGCAGTCATTGGGAAAAAAGAAGGAAATCCATCTCTTGGGAAGTAACTGTGCCGCCAAATACCCAAGCAAAAGTCAAATTCCCTGTTGAGCAACTAAGCGACATTGAATGGGACAATAAAGTTTTGGGAGAATTAAAAGGTATTGGAGGGTTGGAAACAGATCCATCCGGGAAAGTTTCTGTAACCTTGGGGTCTGGAAGTTACCGGTTTTCATTTCCATATATACAATAA